The genomic DNA GCCGAGCCTCGACACCCTGGACGGGGTGGTGACCGCGTCCGCCGTCGGCTGCGCGGAGACCGGCACGATCTTTCTGGACGGTTCGCCCGACCAGGGGCGCAGGGCCCTGTCCCTCGTCCCCGATCTGCACGTCTGCGTCGTCGACCTGTCCTCGGTCGAGGCCGGTGTGCCGGAGGCGGTGGCCAGGCTGGTGCCCGAGCGGCCGACGACCCTGATCAGCGGGCCCTCGGCCACCTCGGACATCGAACTGGAGCGGGTGGAGGGTGTCCACGGCCCGCGCACCCTCGTCGTGGTGATCCGCACGGACGCGTAGGACCGGCCGGTACCGGAGCCCGGGACCGCCCTCAGAGCTGATCCACCGTCACTCCCGCGGGGCCGAAGACGATCCGCGTCCTCGCCCCGTCCCGCGCCCACACGGCCTCCACCGTGTCACCGTTCGCGGCCCGGACGTCCGCCACCGCGGCGAGTCCGCCGGCGTCCGGCTCCGCGGTGAGCGAGGCGAGCGCCACCAGCAGCGCCGTTCCCCGCGCGTCGGCGGAGAGCCGGGGCAGCACGGCCCAGCGGGTGAACGCCGTGCCCTGGGGGGCCCGCACCTCCTCCCGCTCCTGCCAGCCGTGCAGCCCGTGCAACTGGGACCGCACCCCGTCCCCGGGACCCGTCGCCCAGCCGGTCTGCTCGATCCGGGCCCCGTCCGGAGCCCCCAGCACCCGGTGCACCCGCAGTTCGTAGCGGCCCCGCACGACGGTGACGCTCTCCACCCGCAGTCCCGGCACCGTGGGCGGGCCCGACGGGAAGACCGGACGGTGCCAGGACGCGGCCCAGCCCCAGCCCTCGCCGTGCCCCGCACCCAGCGGGTGGACGCGCACCCGCGCGCTGCGCGCCCCGCCGACCCGCACCGACAGATGGTTGTCCGCGGTGTTCGCGGCGGAGGTCGGGCCGGTCACCGTGGAGTAGGCCTGCCGGGCGTAGAGCGGGTCCTGACCGGCCGCCGGCTCGCCCTCGTGCGGCCGGACGTGGTCGCTGCCGTGATTGTGCAGCCGGACGATCCCGTCCACCCGCGTCGACTGCACGAGCAGACCGGGAGCCGGAACGGAGAGTACCCGGTCGGGCCCCTCGCTCGGCGCGGGCTCCTCGGTCGCCGTCCACAGCGGATGCTCCGCGGGGGCGAGCAGCGCGACGAACGCCTTGGACGCCCAGTACGGCGACGAGGGGCCGGAGTAGGTCTGGAGCGTGGCCTCGTGCGGGCCGTGCCAGCCGAGGGAGAGCAGCCCGTCGTCCCCGGTCGCGCCCCGCTCCAGGAAGTAGCGCAGCGATCCGCTGACCAGCCGCCTGGACACCCCGGGGGAGAGCGGGGTGTGCCCGCTCACCGCACCGATCCCGGCCGCGGCGCCCGCAGCGAAGCGGTACGAGAGGGAGCGCCCGAAGTACAGGGGCGCGCCGTCGGCCCCGAACATCGCCGCATGGCTCTCCAGATGCTCGCGCAGCCGCGCCCCGTAGCGCTCGCCCAGCTCCGTGTCCCCCGACAGATGGGCGTCGAGCACCGGATAGAGGTGCAGGGCCCAGCCGTTGTAGTGGTCGAAGGCACGCCCGTCCCCGTCCGCGTACCAGCCCCCGCCCCGGTACCAGCCCTCCAGCAGCTCCAGCGCCCGCTCCCTGGCCCGCGCGGTCTCGGCGTCGCCGCGGCCCACCGACTCCAGGAACCCGGCGACGGAGTAGGGGAACAGGTACCAGTTGTTCGGCGCGGGAGTGTGCCGCAGCGCTCCCCGGAGCCACTCCTCGGCCCGGTCCCGCACCCCGTCGTCGAGCAGGTCCCAGAGCCAGGGCCGGGTCAGCCGGAGGCCGATGGCGACGGACGCGGACTCCACCATGGGCTGCCCCTGCACCTGGTGGTCCAGGATCAGCGGCCAGGACTCGGTGTCCTCCCGCCCGGGGGTACGCGTACCGGCGCCCAGCCCGTCCGCGTACCGCTCCAGCCAGCCGTGCGGGTCCTTGCCCTCCGCGCCCGCCACGCGGAACGCGGCGGCCAGGAACGTACGGGCGTACCCCTCCAGCCCGTCGGACCGGACCCCGGAGGCCGAGGGCCTGCCCGGGAGGTCGAGCAGGGCCCGGCCGGGTGTGGCCCACCGCCAGGCGGCGTGCAGCAGCCCGTCGGCCGCGGCCTCCCAGTGCGCCCGGGTGTAACCGGTGTAAGGGCTGCGGGCACGGTCTTCGGCGGGGAGTTCGAAGGAGAGGGTCATGCGAGGAATGCCAGCCTTTCGGGTCGTACGGGATGGGCGAAGCCGTCGCCCGCGGCCCAGCGCCCTGCCTCGCCGACCGCCAGTTCGGCCAGCCGGCGCCACTCGTTGCCCTGGGACCCGGCGAGATGAGGGGTGATCAGTGCGTTCTCGCAGTCCCACAGCGGGTGTGCGGCCGGCAGTTCGTCGGGCTCGGTGACATCGAGCACCGCCCGGATCCGGTCCTGCCGGAGCATGTCGGTCAGCGCGTCCTGGTCGACGACAGCGCCCCGCGAGGTGTTGATCAGGACGGCGTCCGGCCGCATGGAGGTGAGGAGTTCACGGCTGACGAGACCACGGGTGGCGGTCAGCAGTGGTGTGTGGACGCTCACCGTGTCGCTCAGCGCGAAGAGTTCGCCGATCCCCACCTGCCGGACACCGAGCGCCCCGGCGTCCGCCGTGGAGACGTACGGGTCGTACAGCAGGACCCGCAGGCCGTACGGGCGCAGCAGCTCGATCACCCGCCGGCCGATCATCGAAGCGGACAGGATGCCCACCGTGCGGCCGTAGTTGCCCACGTGCGGAGGAGTCCTCAGGGGGTTCTCGCGGCGGCGTACGGTCCGGTAGTCGCGTGCCCGTTCGAGGGCCCGCTTGCCGGACAGCAGGATCATCGCGACGGTGTACTCGGCGACCGGCAGGGCGTTGGCCGCGGCGGCGGACGAGACGTCGATGCCACGCTCCCAGCAGGCCTCGGTGACATGGCCGCGTACGGAGCCCGCGGTGTGGACGACGGCCCGCAGCGCGGGGGCCGCGGCCAGGACGTCCGCGTCCAGCGGCGGGCAGCCCCAGCCGGTGACCAGCAGTTCGACATCGGCGAGAGCGGCGCGGGCCCGATCGGTGGTGAAGTCGTCGAGCACGGGCGGCGGGGTGAGCGCGCACACCTCACCCAGCGCGGCCAGGGACTCCGGCGGGAACACGGCGGCTGCCGCGTCCCTCCCCATGGCGAGGGCGGCGCGCGGACGGCGGCCCGGCGCGGGCGCGGCGGGACCGGTGGTGGGGGTCATCTCTCTCCTGTCCGGTTGCTTGACGGCGCCCGCCGCGAGCCCCGGGCGCCTGAGGCGCTGGAGCGGAGCGGACGCGAGGATCAGCGGCACCACCGCGAGCAGCGGACAACGGGAATCCTGATCGACTGATCGGTCATGGTCAAGAGATCGCTCAGAAGAAAGTTGAAACGGTCAAACGATCATTTCCGGGCCGGTCCGAGACCTCCAGTTCGGCGGCGAGCACACCCACCATGACGGTGCCCCGTGACCGCGCCACGCGGCCGGTGTTCGCCGCCGTCCCGGTTCCACCGGCTCCCGCATGCCGCCGGCCCCTCGCCATGTCGCCGAGCGGTGTTCGTCCGAACGCCTCGCATGAGCGCTCGGGGCGCAGCATGGGCAGAAACCCGCCCCGACCGTCCGCCGGAAAAGGGGATGACCGGACGCCGAAAACCGGGTGTGTCTACCATCTGATCCGGCATGGACACCATCACACTCTGGCAACTGGCCGCACTCGCGGCGGCATCCACACTCGTCGGCTTCTCCAAGACGGCCGTCAGCGGTGCCAATACGATCAGCCTCGCGGTTTTCGCGGCCGTACTCCCGGCCCGCGAATCCACCGGGGTGCTGCTCCCGATCCTGATCGCCGGCGACATCCTCGCCGTGCTGGTCCACCGCCGCCACGCGCACTGGCCGACCCTGCTGCGGCTGTTCCCCGCCGTCGCCGTGGGCGTGGTGGCGGGAACGCTCTTCATGATGTGGGCGGGCGACGCCGCCGTACGGACCTCGATCGGCGCGATTCTGCTGTTCATGTCGGGCGTCACCATCTGGCGCCGGCGTACCGCCGCCGTCCCGGCGGAGGAGGGGACGACGGAGCGGGGCCCCTCACGGGGCGGCCGGATCAAGGCGCGTACCTACGGGGTGCTCGGCGGCTTCACGACCATGGTCGCCAACGCCGGTGGCCCGGTCATGTCGCTCTATCTGCTCTCCGCCGGTTTCCGGAAGCTCGGCTTCCTGGGAACGTCGGCGTGGTTCTTCCTGATCGTCAACACGTCCAAGGTGCCCTTCAGCGTGGGCCTCGGGCTCATTGACGCCCGGTCGCTGCTGCTGGACGCGTGCCTGGTGCTGTTCGTCGTCCCCGGCGCGTTCATCGGCCGCACGTGCGTGGGCCGGATCAACCAGAAGGTCTTCGAACGGATCGTCATCGGGGCGACCGTGCTGGGCGGCCTCCAGCTGCTGCTGAACTGACGCAGCGGCCGGACACCGCCCGGCACACCGGTCAGACGATGCCCTCGGCGATCTCCGCCTGCTCCCGGGCGTTCCCGTACGCGGACGGGGTGCTGTACGAACGGCGGGCGACGAACCACCAGATCGTGGCCAGGACCAGCACCGCGACCAGGGCGATCGACGCGTAGTTCATGGAGTCGATCGTCACCGGCGAGGACTGCGGCAGCAGGAACAGCACGGTCACGATCGCGACCCAGACCACGGCGATCCAGCCGATCGGCTTGGACCAGCGGCCCAGATGCCACGGTCCGCGCTCGAAGCGGTCCCCGGCGCGCAGCTTCAGATAGATCGGGATCGCGTAGGCGGGAGTGATGCCGATGACATTGATCGCGGTCACCGCGCCGTACGCGGTCGCGGAGTACAGCGACGGCACCGCCAGCAGCGCGGCGACACAGACCGAGAGCCACACGGCCGGCACCGGCGTCTGCGTACGGGCGCTCACCTTGCGCCACAGCGCGGAGCCCGGCAGCGCGTTGTCCCGGCTGAACGCGAACACCATCCGGCTGGCGGCGGCGACCTCGGCGTTGCCGCAGAACAGCTGTGCCGCGATCACGATCAGCAGCATCGCCGTGGCGCCCGCGGTGCCCAGCGCGTCGATGAGGATCTGGGCGGGCGGCACCCCGGTGGCGCTGTTCTGCGTGCCCGCGTAGTCCTGGATCGCGAAGGTGAGCCCGGCCAGCAGGACGAATCCGGCCACCCACGACACCCAGATCGCGCGGACGATGCCCTTGGCGGCGGTCACCGAGGCGTTGGACGTCTCCTCGGAGAGATGGGCCGAGGCGTCGTAGCCGCAGAAGGTGTACTGGGCCAGCAGGAGCCCGATCGCCGCGACGTACAGCGGGTTCTCCCAGCCCGTGTCATTGACGAACTCGGTGAAGACGAAGGACGGCGACTGGTGGTTGGAGGGCACGATCGCCAGTACGGAGACGATCACGGCCACTCCGCCGAGGTGCCACCAGACGCTGATCGAGTTCAGCACACTCACCAGGCGGACGCCGAACAGGTTCAGTACGGCGTGCAGCAGCAGGATGCAGAGGAAGATCACCATCGTGGACCCGGGAGTGGGGTCGAAGCCCCACTGAAGGTTCAGCAGCGCGCCGGTGAACAGCGCGGCGCCGTAGTCGATACCGGCGATCGCGCCCAGCAGGCCGAGCAGATTCAGCCAGCCGGTGTACCAGCCCCATTTGCGGCCACCGAGCCGGTCGGCCATGTAGTACAGCGCCCCCGACGTGGGGTAGGCGCTGGTGACCTCGGCCAGCGCCATGCCGACACAGAGCACGAACAGGCCGACGCCGGCCCAGCCCCAGAGCATCACCGACGGGCCGCCGGTCGACATGCCGAACCCGTACAGCGTCATACAGCCGGACAGGATCGAGATCACGGAGAAGCTGATGGCGAAGTTGCCGAAGCCTCCCATGCGGCGGGCCAGCACCGGCTGGTAGCCGAGCTCCCGCAGGCGTTGCTCTTCATCTCTCTGCGGAGTGGCCTCCGCGCTCGACTGCTTGCTGGTGGATATGGACATGGGGAGAACCTCCGGGTGGGGATGGGAACGGTCCGGGGAAGGAGCGGGAAGCGGGAAGGGGGACAGGAGGGAGAAGTCAGGTAAAGGGGCAGGGGCAGGGGAAGCCAGGGGGAAGCGGAGGCGGGCGCGAGGGGAACGGCCGGGCGTGAGCACGCACTCAGCCGTGCCGGCCGGATCCCGGATCGTGCGCGGCCGTGAGACTCCGGCTGCGGGCCCGCAGGAACACTTCCTCGGCTGCCGCCGGATCACCGGGTGTACGGGTGCGGTACGCCCACGGAACCGAGGTGTAGTAGGGGCCCAGCGACCGGAACACCGGTGCCGCCTCGGCGAATTGCAGAGCGCCCCACAGCGCGTGGGCCAGATGGTTCAGATCGAGCAGCGACTGACGGGCCGGGTCGGTGCGGTGGAACCAGATGTGCAGCGCCCGCTGGGCGTCCCG from Streptomyces sp. NBC_00654 includes the following:
- a CDS encoding amino acid permease, producing the protein MSISTSKQSSAEATPQRDEEQRLRELGYQPVLARRMGGFGNFAISFSVISILSGCMTLYGFGMSTGGPSVMLWGWAGVGLFVLCVGMALAEVTSAYPTSGALYYMADRLGGRKWGWYTGWLNLLGLLGAIAGIDYGAALFTGALLNLQWGFDPTPGSTMVIFLCILLLHAVLNLFGVRLVSVLNSISVWWHLGGVAVIVSVLAIVPSNHQSPSFVFTEFVNDTGWENPLYVAAIGLLLAQYTFCGYDASAHLSEETSNASVTAAKGIVRAIWVSWVAGFVLLAGLTFAIQDYAGTQNSATGVPPAQILIDALGTAGATAMLLIVIAAQLFCGNAEVAAASRMVFAFSRDNALPGSALWRKVSARTQTPVPAVWLSVCVAALLAVPSLYSATAYGAVTAINVIGITPAYAIPIYLKLRAGDRFERGPWHLGRWSKPIGWIAVVWVAIVTVLFLLPQSSPVTIDSMNYASIALVAVLVLATIWWFVARRSYSTPSAYGNAREQAEIAEGIV
- a CDS encoding sulfite exporter TauE/SafE family protein, coding for MDTITLWQLAALAAASTLVGFSKTAVSGANTISLAVFAAVLPARESTGVLLPILIAGDILAVLVHRRHAHWPTLLRLFPAVAVGVVAGTLFMMWAGDAAVRTSIGAILLFMSGVTIWRRRTAAVPAEEGTTERGPSRGGRIKARTYGVLGGFTTMVANAGGPVMSLYLLSAGFRKLGFLGTSAWFFLIVNTSKVPFSVGLGLIDARSLLLDACLVLFVVPGAFIGRTCVGRINQKVFERIVIGATVLGGLQLLLN
- a CDS encoding hydroxyacid dehydrogenase, whose protein sequence is MTPTTGPAAPAPGRRPRAALAMGRDAAAAVFPPESLAALGEVCALTPPPVLDDFTTDRARAALADVELLVTGWGCPPLDADVLAAAPALRAVVHTAGSVRGHVTEACWERGIDVSSAAAANALPVAEYTVAMILLSGKRALERARDYRTVRRRENPLRTPPHVGNYGRTVGILSASMIGRRVIELLRPYGLRVLLYDPYVSTADAGALGVRQVGIGELFALSDTVSVHTPLLTATRGLVSRELLTSMRPDAVLINTSRGAVVDQDALTDMLRQDRIRAVLDVTEPDELPAAHPLWDCENALITPHLAGSQGNEWRRLAELAVGEAGRWAAGDGFAHPVRPERLAFLA
- a CDS encoding DUF2264 domain-containing protein translates to MTLSFELPAEDRARSPYTGYTRAHWEAAADGLLHAAWRWATPGRALLDLPGRPSASGVRSDGLEGYARTFLAAAFRVAGAEGKDPHGWLERYADGLGAGTRTPGREDTESWPLILDHQVQGQPMVESASVAIGLRLTRPWLWDLLDDGVRDRAEEWLRGALRHTPAPNNWYLFPYSVAGFLESVGRGDAETARARERALELLEGWYRGGGWYADGDGRAFDHYNGWALHLYPVLDAHLSGDTELGERYGARLREHLESHAAMFGADGAPLYFGRSLSYRFAAGAAAGIGAVSGHTPLSPGVSRRLVSGSLRYFLERGATGDDGLLSLGWHGPHEATLQTYSGPSSPYWASKAFVALLAPAEHPLWTATEEPAPSEGPDRVLSVPAPGLLVQSTRVDGIVRLHNHGSDHVRPHEGEPAAGQDPLYARQAYSTVTGPTSAANTADNHLSVRVGGARSARVRVHPLGAGHGEGWGWAASWHRPVFPSGPPTVPGLRVESVTVVRGRYELRVHRVLGAPDGARIEQTGWATGPGDGVRSQLHGLHGWQEREEVRAPQGTAFTRWAVLPRLSADARGTALLVALASLTAEPDAGGLAAVADVRAANGDTVEAVWARDGARTRIVFGPAGVTVDQL